From Actinomyces procaprae:
CCCCCGACGCCTGCACTCACCGCCCTGCCCCGGCGCCTGCACTCACCGCCCTGCCCCGGCGCCTGCACTCACCGCCCTGCCCCGGCGCCCGCCCTCACTGCCCTGCCCCGGCGCCCGCCCTCACCGCCCTGCCCCGAGGGTGACGCAGTACACGGCGCACGGATTGGTGTAGCCGCAGGTGAGCCGATAAAGTACCGACTCGGTGCGACGCCGTCGCCCAATGGTGGCTGTAGCTCAGTCGGTAGAGCGCCTGGTTGTGGTCCAGGAGGTCGCGGGTTCAAGCCCCGTCAGCCACCCCATCAGTCTCCCCCCAGAGTTCCAACGGATGCGGGGGCCGATAGGTTCAGTGACGGTTCCACGGCACGTGCTCGGCCGCTATCCGCCATCGAAGTGCGACGATCATCCCATCGAAGGCACGCTCAGGCACTAGGGCGTTTTGTGCCAGTGGGTGTGATGGTCGGCGTGGTGTGTGGGATGGGGTGAGGCCTTTGGGGTATTACGCGTGGTGTGAGAACAGAGCGTGACACCACCTAAGGCCTGGGCTGATGAGTGTAGATGCTTGCGCCCGCCATGACCTGGCCGATGCCCAGTGGGGGCTGCCCACGCCTCGTTGGACCGCTCACGCCCCGATGGACCGCTGTAACCAGCGGCTACGGCGGTCCAACGGGGGCACAGGGGTCCAACCGGGGGACAGCGGTCCAACCGGCGGGGTCGACGGCCACGCACGCACACACCCAACCGCCCACCGCCACCCAAGCGCTAACACAACACGACCTAGGGCGTTACGCTGATAACAGCCGATTTGCCTAGGTCGTGGATGATCACCACAGCGGAGCTTGGAGGTAATCGTGACCGGACGTCTTGTCGGATGGGGGTACCAGGGAAGGACCCTGGACGATCTGGTGTCTGCGATGTGCAAGTACGTACGGGTCTACGCGCATGGTTGGCGTCCGCCTCACTCCTGTATCCCGCGTGAAGGGCTTCTCCAAGTCGAGGTTGCGCGATCGGCTCGAGGCCGAGGGCTTCGTCTATGAGCACCGGCCGGAACCTGGTAACCCGAAGGACAACCGACCCGGCTACGCCAACCCCGGCACGGATGAGGCCAACCGCACTCACTTACGCTACTTCGAGCAAGTCCTCGACTCGGCCAAGGGGACGGCGGCGATTGACTACTTGGCGACGCTCGTCGATGCGGGCGAGACCGTCTTCATCTTGTGCTTCGAGCACGACCAGCGCTGCTGCCACCGTGCCCAGGTCATCGACGCCGCACACCAGACATGTACGCCAACCACCAGCACACCGCACCCCCAGACGCGAAGAACTACTGAAGACCACCGAACTGCAGTCGGCAGGACGGCCGCCGCCGCATCTCCATCCCACGGATGAGGACAGGCCGTCCGGCGCCATGCAGCATTGGCTCAGCACGCGCCGTCGCCTGGAAAGGACCATCCGTGCACCGTAGAGAGTTCATGCTCATGCTCGCCGCGGGCACCGCCAGCGCCCTCGCCTCCTGCTCCGCTGGCTCGGGTACCGCGAGCACGCCGACGGGCGCATCCGCCATACCAACCGAGACGACGCCGACGCCCTCCCCTCCCACAACGCCGTCTCCGTCCCCCACCCCCTCGCGCAGCCCCCTGTGGCTCCAGGACGGTCCCCCGGCTCTGCCCGAGCCTCAAGCACCCGGCCCACTCATCACCGGCCTGCCCGACAGCGTCGGCAATGTCGTGGCGATCACCGTCGACGACGGTGCGGACGCCTCGGTGATCGACGCCTACCTCGACTTCGCCACCGACTCCGGAGTCCGACTCACCTTCTTCGTCACCGGCTCCTACCCGGGCTGGTCCGACTGCCGGGACAAGATGCTGCCGCTGGTTGAATCCGGCCAGGTGCAGCTGGGAAACCACACGTGGACGCATCCGGGACTGACCGAGCTCACAGAGTCGGGCATCATCTCCGAGTTGTCGCAGTGCGAGTCTCTGCTGAACACCAGCTTCGGCGTCACCGGCGCCCCGTTCATCCGGCCTCCGTTCGGCTACCGCAATGGCTGGACGGACTCGGTGTGCACGCAGTTGGGCTACTCCACGCAGGTCATGTGGTACGGCTCCTTCGGCGACTCGGGCCTGCTGACCCAGGAGGTGCTGTTGGGCGAGGCGCGCAAATGGCTGCTGGCCGAGCACATCGTGCTGGGCCACGCCAACGCACCCACGGTCACCCAGCTGTACGGCGAGATCATCGAGATCCTGCGCGAGCGGTCATTGCAGACCGTCACCCTTGATGACATCTACTTCGGCCCGGGCCACGACCGCCACGTGTGACCCGGCGCCCGGAGCCGTCCCAACCGGTCCCGGCGCCCGCCAACCGCTACCGCGGCTCGACGCCCCGGCGCAGCAGGCCGACGATGTGCCCGTCGATCAGCGCCTCCCAGGAGGCCTCCACCACGTCCGTGCCCACCCCGACCGTCGACCAGGTCTGCTCCCCGTCGGTGATGTCGATGAGTACGCGCACCACCGAGCGGGTGCCGCGCTCGGTGTCCAGGATGCGCACCTTATAGTCGGTCAGCTCGAAGTCGGCGGTCTCCGGGTAGACCTGCTCCAGCGCCGCGCACAGCGCGTGGTCCAGGGCGTTGACGGGACCGTTGCCCTCCCCCAGGACCGCGTATCGTCGTCCGCCGGCCCACAGCCGCACGGTCGCCTCCGTCTCAGTGACGGTGTCGCCCTCGGTGGACAGCAGCCGCTGCCCGGGCAGGGGGCGGGCCTGGATGGAGGCGCGCCAGGACTCGATGCGGAAGTACTCGGGCAGGTCGCCGCGGGCGCTGCGCAGTAGCAGCTCGAAGGAGCCGTCGGCGGCGTCGTAGGTGTAGCCGACGGCCTCGCGGGCCTTGACGGTCTCGGTGACCCGGGTGAGCAGTTCCCGGTCGCCGGCGGTGTCGATGCCGAACTCGCGGGCCTTGAGCTCGATGGAGGCGCGCCCGGCCATTTCCGAGACCAGCATGGTCATGGTGTTGCCCACGCGCTCGGGGTCGATGTGCTGGTACAGGTTCGGGTCCACGCGGATCGCGGAGGCGTGCAGGCCGGCCTTGTGCGCGAAGGCCTTCGCACCCACGTAGGGCAGACGCCCCGACGGCGGCCGGTTGACGATCTCGCCGACGTGCCGGGCGACCGCGGACAGCTCCGCCAGCCGCCGGGCGCGCTCGTCGGCGTCGCCGGGCAGCACCGTCCAGTCGGTCTTGAGCTCCAGGTCGGCGATCAGGGTGAGCAGGTTGGCATTGCCGGTGCGCTCGCCCAGCCCGTTGACACAGCCCTGCACCTGCCGGGCGCCGGCCTCGACCGCGGCCAGGGCCCCGGCGACGGCGACCCCCGAGTCATCGTGGGTGTGGATGCCGACGGTGCAGTCCCCGTGTCCGGCCCGCTCCAGGATCTCCCGCAGCCGGGCGACCCGTCGGCCGATCACGCCGGGCAGGGTGCCGCCGTTGGTGTCACAGGGAATGACGGCACTGGCGCCGGCCTGCGCCGCGGCCAGGGCGACGGCGAGCGGGTAGGGCAGGTCTGCTTTAGCGGCTGCCGGGCCGACGACGTCCGCGGCGTCACTGGCAAGCGCACCTGCCGCGGCCTGCCCGACCACGGCGGCCCCACCGGCCGCGCGCGCCTCGGCGTGGTCGACGCCGTCGAAGAAGTGCTCCAGGTCCACCATCACCTCACGGCCGGCGCCGACCAGCACCGCCACCGTGTCTCGCACCATGCGCAGGTTCTCCTCCAGGCTGGTGCGCAGCGCGCGCTCCACATGCACCGGATCGGACTTGGCGACGATGGTCACCACCGGCGCCCCCGCCTCCAGCAGCGCCCCCACCTGCGGGTCCTCCTCGGCGGCCACGCCCGCCTTGCAGGTGGAGCCGAAGGCCACCAGCCTGGCCGTGCCCAGCTTCAACTCGGTGCGGGCACGGGCGAAGAACTCGGTGTCCTTGGGGATGGCGCCGGGCCAGCCGGCCTCGATGTAGGCGACGCCGAGCTCGTCCAACAGGCGGGCGACGGCGAGCTTGTCCGCGACGGTGAAGGCGACGGACTGCTGCTGGGCGCCGTCACGCAGGGTGGTGTCATAGGCGGCGACGGCGTTGGGCGTGCCTGCGGGCATGTGGGGGTCCCCTTCTCCGGTGGCTGTTCACCGGAGAGTCTGTCACACACTGACACGGTGTCTGCTCCCTTGGCCGCCGCACTCTGAGAAGGTGCTCACCCGGCGGCGCCATTGCGTGGCGTGTACGGGAAGAGCCCGGTAGCGTCTAGGCACTGGTCCCGCCTGCCCGCTGACATGGAAGAAGAGCCGATGAGCGCCGTCCACGCTGCACGCACCGTCTCCGTGTTCGGCTCGTGCGTAAGCAGGGACACGGTTGAGGTGCTGCGCCGGCAGGGCTGGCGGGTCGGCGCGTACGTGGCGCGCCAGTCCCTGCTGTCGGCGGGATCACGCATTCCGGAGGGCACCCTCGACCTGAACAGGTTCGACTCCGCCTTCGTCAGGCGCGTGCATGCCGAGGACCTGGCCGGTGACCGCAGCTCTCGGCTTGCGGCCACGGCGGCGCGCACGGACGTGCTGCTGTGGGACATCGTTGATGAGCGCCTGGGGGTGCTGGAACTGCCCGACGGCAAGGTGCTCACCCGCACCACCGAGGGTCTGACCGCAGGACTGTATGACTCGTTGGCCGGCGCCCGCCTGCTGGAGTTCGGCTCGGATGAGCACTTCGAGCGGTGGGAGGCGACGCTGCCGGCGTGGCGGGCGGAGCTGGCCGAGCTGGGCCTGCTCGACCGGACGCTGCTGCTGCAGACGGCGTGGGCGATCGTGGATGAGGACGGGGAGAAGACCCCGACGTCGTGGGGCGTGGGCGCGCTGGAGGCGAACTGGTTCGCCCAGCGTTACTACCAGGCCGCAGCCAGGGCAACGGGGATACGCGTGCTGCACCTGCCGGACGAGCTGACCCTCGCGGGCACCCACCACACCTGGGGGCCGGCACCGTTCCACTACCAGGACGCGGCCTACACGTGGCTGGCGGACCGGATCAACCGCTTCGCGGCAGAGGTCTGCGCACCGAGCGGAGCCTGACGCCTTTCCCCGAGCCCGGCCCACCGCCTTGGTAACGTTCCGGCAGCGCGAGTAGATACGGTGCGGTAGAGGTTAGACCACACGCTATCCTTTGAAACGACTTTGTCAGAGAGTCCCCTCTCTGGCAGCAGAGTTCCCACTAGGAGTACCCGTGCCGAAGAACGTCATGGTCGTTTACGGCACACGTCCCGAGGCGATCAAACTGGCGCCGGTCATCCGGGGGCTGCGCGAGCACGCGCGACTGAATCCAGTCCTCGTCTCCACCGGACAGCACCGGGAGATGCTGGAGCAGGTCAGTGAGATCTTCGGGCTCGCCCCGGACCATGACATCGACGTCTTCGAGGCCGGGCAGAACCTGAACACGCTCAGCGCGAAGATCTTCGCCCGGCTGGACCCCGTGCTCGAACACGTCAGCCCGGACGCGGTCCTGGTGCAGGGTGATACGACGACAGTCGCCGCCGCCGCGCTGGCGGCCTTCTACCGGCGCGTGCCGGTGGTGCACCTGGAGGCGGGGCTGCGCTCCGGCGACCTCGCCTCCCCCTTCCCCGAGGAGGCCAACCGGCGGGTCACCACGCAGCTGACCGCGCTGCACCTGGCACCGACGCCGCGCTCGCGGGCGCACCTGCTGCGCGAGGGCGTGGACCCGGAAACCGTTGTGGTCACCGGAAACACGGTGATCGATGCGCTGCTGCGCGCCCGGAGCCGGAACACGCCTCCCGTCGACGCCCGCCTGCGCGAGGCCGTCGCCCAGCACCGCCCGCTCATACTGGTCACTGCCCACCGGCGTGAGAACTGGGGCGAGGCCATGGTGGAGGTCGGGCGCGCGCTGGCCCGCCTGGCCACCCGCTATCCGGAGCACCTGATCGTGCTGCCGGCGCACCGCAATCCGCTGGTGCGCGAGGCGCTGGAGCAGCATGCGGCGGGGGCGGACAACGTGCTGTTCACGGAGCCGTTGTCCTATGGGGAGTTCACGACCGTCATGGGGGCGGCGCAGATCGTGCTGACGGACTCCGGCGGCGTGCAGGAGGAGGCCCCGAGCCTCGGCAAGCCGGTGCTGGTGATGCGGGAGAACACTGAGCGCCCCGAAGGCGTGGACGCCGGCACCGTCCGCCTGGTCGGCACGGCTGAGGACCGCCTGGTGGCGGAGGTATCCGCCTTGCTCGACTCCCCCGACCTGTATCAGCAGATGGCTCACGCCGCCAACCCCTACGGCGACGGCCATGCCTCCGAGCGCGCGGTGGCGGCGATCGCCGCGCTGCTGGGAGTTGGCGAGCGCCTACCAGACTTCCGTCCCGTCGTATCACGTCCCACCGATCACCTGAGGTCAGTATCACTGTGAACGCCCTGAACTCGTCCCCCTCCTCGTCAGGATCGCAGCCGGAGGCCGTCTCCGCGGCCGGCGCCCAGCCCGATGCCGCCGCCCAGCCCGATGCCGGCGCCCAGCCCGATGCCGGCGCCCAGCCCGATGCCGCCGCCCCGCCAGATCTGCGTGAGTCCTGGCCGACGACGGACATCGGCGGCTCGCGCCTGCACCTGCCCCAGGGGTCGATCCCGGCCCTCGACTGCGCCATGTGGGTGCTGGCGATTGCACTGGTCGTGTCCCTGAACGTCGCCCCCGGCTCCCGGGAGCCGGGCAGCGCCGCCGTCGGCTTCATGATCCTGCTCCCGGTGGTGCTGCAACTGCTGGCATGGGTGCTGTTCCTGCGTGGCCGAGCCCGGTTCGCGACCAGCGACGAGATCCCGCAGATCCTGATCACCGACGTGCTGGTTGCGGCGGTCCTGGTGGCGGTGTCCGCCCTGTCCCAGGGGGCGCTGCTGCCGCTCGACGCGGCGGCGGTCTCCGGAGCGGTGGCGCTCACCCTGCACCTGGCGGCGCGGTGGCTCTTCCAGCGCTTCGTGGCGTGGCGGCACCGCCCGCAGGCGCACCGCACCCGGCGCACGATCGTGCTCGGTGCCGGCTACGGCGGGGTGCAGGCGATAAGCCTGATGCAGCAGGATCAGGAGGGTGTCTTCACGCCGGTGGGCATCTTGGACGACGACCCGTCCAAGCGCCACCTGCGCATCAGCGGCGTGCGCGTGCTCGGGCCGTGGGAGGCGCTCGGGCAAGTGGCCAACGAGACCCGCGCGGACCAGGTCCTGCTGGCGGTTCCCTCCGCCGGCCCGGACAAGGTCGACGAGGTCGTGGAGATGGCGCAGTCCCTCGGGCTGGAGATCCGCATCATGCCCTCCGTGACGGAGCTGGTCGACCGGGCGCCCTCATACCGCCCGGACGCCTCCCAGCTGCACTCGACCAATGTGTTCCGGCCCCCGCAGATCGCGGACCTGCTCGGGCGCCGCGAGATCGACACCGACGTCGATGCGATCGGCGCCTACCTCAGTGGCGAGCGGGTCCTGG
This genomic window contains:
- a CDS encoding DUF488 domain-containing protein, with translation MSDGGTREGPWTIWCLRCASTYGSTRMVGVRLTPVSRVKGFSKSRLRDRLEAEGFVYEHRPEPGNPKDNRPGYANPGTDEANRTHLRYFEQVLDSAKGTAAIDYLATLVDAGETVFILCFEHDQRCCHRAQVIDAAHQTCTPTTSTPHPQTRRTTEDHRTAVGRTAAAASPSHG
- a CDS encoding polysaccharide deacetylase family protein, with translation MHRREFMLMLAAGTASALASCSAGSGTASTPTGASAIPTETTPTPSPPTTPSPSPTPSRSPLWLQDGPPALPEPQAPGPLITGLPDSVGNVVAITVDDGADASVIDAYLDFATDSGVRLTFFVTGSYPGWSDCRDKMLPLVESGQVQLGNHTWTHPGLTELTESGIISELSQCESLLNTSFGVTGAPFIRPPFGYRNGWTDSVCTQLGYSTQVMWYGSFGDSGLLTQEVLLGEARKWLLAEHIVLGHANAPTVTQLYGEIIEILRERSLQTVTLDDIYFGPGHDRHV
- a CDS encoding alpha-isopropylmalate synthase regulatory domain-containing protein, giving the protein MPAGTPNAVAAYDTTLRDGAQQQSVAFTVADKLAVARLLDELGVAYIEAGWPGAIPKDTEFFARARTELKLGTARLVAFGSTCKAGVAAEEDPQVGALLEAGAPVVTIVAKSDPVHVERALRTSLEENLRMVRDTVAVLVGAGREVMVDLEHFFDGVDHAEARAAGGAAVVGQAAAGALASDAADVVGPAAAKADLPYPLAVALAAAQAGASAVIPCDTNGGTLPGVIGRRVARLREILERAGHGDCTVGIHTHDDSGVAVAGALAAVEAGARQVQGCVNGLGERTGNANLLTLIADLELKTDWTVLPGDADERARRLAELSAVARHVGEIVNRPPSGRLPYVGAKAFAHKAGLHASAIRVDPNLYQHIDPERVGNTMTMLVSEMAGRASIELKAREFGIDTAGDRELLTRVTETVKAREAVGYTYDAADGSFELLLRSARGDLPEYFRIESWRASIQARPLPGQRLLSTEGDTVTETEATVRLWAGGRRYAVLGEGNGPVNALDHALCAALEQVYPETADFELTDYKVRILDTERGTRSVVRVLIDITDGEQTWSTVGVGTDVVEASWEALIDGHIVGLLRRGVEPR
- a CDS encoding DUF6270 domain-containing protein gives rise to the protein MSAVHAARTVSVFGSCVSRDTVEVLRRQGWRVGAYVARQSLLSAGSRIPEGTLDLNRFDSAFVRRVHAEDLAGDRSSRLAATAARTDVLLWDIVDERLGVLELPDGKVLTRTTEGLTAGLYDSLAGARLLEFGSDEHFERWEATLPAWRAELAELGLLDRTLLLQTAWAIVDEDGEKTPTSWGVGALEANWFAQRYYQAAARATGIRVLHLPDELTLAGTHHTWGPAPFHYQDAAYTWLADRINRFAAEVCAPSGA
- the wecB gene encoding non-hydrolyzing UDP-N-acetylglucosamine 2-epimerase — encoded protein: MVVYGTRPEAIKLAPVIRGLREHARLNPVLVSTGQHREMLEQVSEIFGLAPDHDIDVFEAGQNLNTLSAKIFARLDPVLEHVSPDAVLVQGDTTTVAAAALAAFYRRVPVVHLEAGLRSGDLASPFPEEANRRVTTQLTALHLAPTPRSRAHLLREGVDPETVVVTGNTVIDALLRARSRNTPPVDARLREAVAQHRPLILVTAHRRENWGEAMVEVGRALARLATRYPEHLIVLPAHRNPLVREALEQHAAGADNVLFTEPLSYGEFTTVMGAAQIVLTDSGGVQEEAPSLGKPVLVMRENTERPEGVDAGTVRLVGTAEDRLVAEVSALLDSPDLYQQMAHAANPYGDGHASERAVAAIAALLGVGERLPDFRPVVSRPTDHLRSVSL
- a CDS encoding polysaccharide biosynthesis protein, which encodes MNALNSSPSSSGSQPEAVSAAGAQPDAAAQPDAGAQPDAGAQPDAAAPPDLRESWPTTDIGGSRLHLPQGSIPALDCAMWVLAIALVVSLNVAPGSREPGSAAVGFMILLPVVLQLLAWVLFLRGRARFATSDEIPQILITDVLVAAVLVAVSALSQGALLPLDAAAVSGAVALTLHLAARWLFQRFVAWRHRPQAHRTRRTIVLGAGYGGVQAISLMQQDQEGVFTPVGILDDDPSKRHLRISGVRVLGPWEALGQVANETRADQVLLAVPSAGPDKVDEVVEMAQSLGLEIRIMPSVTELVDRAPSYRPDASQLHSTNVFRPPQIADLLGRREIDTDVDAIGAYLSGERVLVTGAGGSIGSQLCHAIARYEPDRLIMVDRDDSALHAVQLSLDGQAMLDSPDLILGDLRTPGFIPALFDENRPTIVFHAAALKHVTLTERFPEEAFLTNVAATHDLLMAAASHDVRRFINISTDKAADPQCVLGYSKRVAERLTATIGRSLAPERRFMSVRFGNVLGSRGSALLTFASQLERGLPLTITDPSMERFFMSVDEACQLVLQAGVLGRSGEVLVLDMGKPHNIEEIARRFATLMGHPDAQVTYTRVRPGEKLTEELFGRGEEDVRPNHPLISQTSVPPFPMEKLDAIADLSERARWGQHGALVRRWMEAESGA